The genome window CGTGCTGGTCACGCTGGCGGACGAAGAGCTCGGCTTTGTCGGCCGGGTGAAGCCCGATGTCGCGGACGAATATCACGCCCGAACCGCAGTGTGGATCGCCGAGTTGGATGCCGATCTGCTCCGGGCCAAGTATAGCGCCTCTATCCCAGTGTGGAAGGAACTGCCCAAGTTTCCCCCGGTCAAACGCGACATCACGCTGACAGTGCCTGCCGGCATATCAGCCGGCCGCGTGCTCGATGCCTTCCGTTCGCAGAACTCCAGGATCATGGTGAGCGTGATGCTTCAGGACCTTTTCGAGCCGACGGAAACCGGGTCGGGAGAGGGCGCGCGCAACCTGACCTTCCGGCTCACGTTCCGCCATCCGGACAAGACCCTGAAGGACAAGGACGTGGACAAGGAGATGGAGCGCATGGCACAAGCGGTGATGAAGGAGTTGCCGGTGAGCCGATAGCAGCGCACCGGCGCCATGAGCCATGTCCGGTGAATCCAAGGCATACAAGATAGGCGAAGCGGCCGAGTTGCTCGGCCTGAAAACCTATGTGCTGCGGTTCTGGGAGACCGAGTTTCCGCAGCTCAGGCCCAAACGCTCGTCCACCGGCCAGCGCGTCTACACGCAAAAGCACATCGAAATGCTGCGCACCATCCAGCACCTGCTCCACGAGGAAGGGCTGACCATAGACGGGGCGCGCAAACGATTGAAGGAAACAATGGGCCCGCCGCCGGAAGCGCTCATCGGCCATGTGGTGGAAGAGCTCGAGGCCATGCGCCGGCTGTTGTCCGGCGGGACCAAACCATGAGGAAACACGTCCATGTCAGGACTCGATCGTAAACGCCCCTCCCCCATTCTCTCGCCTTCGCTGCTTTCGTCCGACTTCTCCCGCCTGGGCGAGGAGCTGGAAGCCCTCAAAGACGCCGGGCTGGAGTGGGTCCACTGGGATGTGATGGACGGCATGTTCGTGCCTAACATCACCCTGGGGCCGCCCATCATCAAGAAGGCGCGCAAACGCAGCGACCTCTTCTTCGACGTCCACCTGATGATCGAGAAGCCCGAGCGGTATCTTGAAGAATTCGCCGACGCCGGCAGCGATCTGCTTGTGGTCCATGCCGAGGCGAGCCTGCATCTGGAGCGCACCATCAGCGAGATCAAGCGACTCGGCATGAAGGCAGGCGTGGCCCTCAACCCGCACACGCCATTGGACCACGTGCATTACCTGCTGCCCGAGCTCGATCTCGTACTCATCATGACAGTGAACCCCGGCTTCGGCGGCCAGTCGTTCATCGAGTTCACCAAAGAGAAGATTCGCGATCTCGCTCAGGAGGTCGCCAGACGCAGCGCGGACACCATCATCCAGGTGGACGGCGGCGTGACTGCCGAGAATGCCGGCGAACTGGTCTCCCTGGGCGCCGATTGTCTGGTATCCGGCTCCGCCTTTTTCGGACACCCGCCGTATGCGGAACGGCACCAGACATTCCGCCGCGCAATGGACATGGGCGCGGGCATCGCCGTGTAACCCCAGCTTTTTGCGACGTGTTTCACTAATGAATTCAGTGGCCTCGGGGCGGATTGCCCTCGGGGCCATTTCTTATTACGTAGAGCGCGCCCTACGAGTTCACCCACCCCAAGGAGGAATCATGAGCCAGTCTCCCTCGCCCCGCGAGCTTGCCAACGCGGTGCGTTTTCTCGCCATGGACGCTGTCCAGCAAGCCAACTCCGGCCATCCCGGCGCGCCCATGGGCATGGCCGACTTCGCCCAGGTCGTCTGGTGCGATTTCATGAAGCATAACCCCACCAACCCCGCATGGTGGGACCGCGACCGGCTCGTGCTTTCCGGCGGCCATGCCTCCATGCTGCTCTACGCCATGCTGCACCTTTCCGGGTATGATCTGAGCCTGGACGACATAAAGAATTTCCGGCAGCTGCATTCCAGAACGCCCGGCCACCCCGAGTACGGTTTGACCCCCGGCGTGGAGACCACCACCGGCCCCCTCGGCCAGGGAATCTGCAACGCCGTTGGGTTCGCCCTGGCGGAAAAGATTCTCGCAGCCACGTACAACCGCCCCGGCCACCCCGTGGTGGACCATAACACCTACTGCTTCCTGGGCGACGGCGATCTCATGGAAGGCATTTCCCACGAGGCCTGTTCCCTGGCCGGCACGCTCAAGCTGGGCAAGCTCATCGCCCTCTGGGACGACAACCGCATTTCCATTGAAGGCAACGTGGACGAGTGGTTCGCGGACGACACGGCCAAACGCTTCGAGGCGTATGGTTGGCACGTCGTCGCATGCGTGGACGGCCACGACGCCGAGGCGGTGCGTCAGGCCGTGGCGGCGGCCAAGGCAGAGACCGAGCGGCCTTCCATCATCTGCTGTCGCACCGAAATAGGGCACGGCGCGCCCACGGTCTGCGGCAGCGAGCGTTGCCACGGCTCTCCCCTCGGCGCGGAAGAGATCGAAAAGGCCCGCGAGAATCTGGGCTGGCCCCATGAGCCGTTCCATGTGCCGGACGCGCTGTACGCCGGCTGGGACCTGCGCGAAAAGGGCGCGCAGACGGAAGCTTCCTGGGACCAGGCATGGGCCGCATACGCCAAGGAATTTCCAGAGCTTGCGGAGGAGTTTGCCCGCCGGATGCGCGGAGAGCTGCCCGCAAACTGGGAGGAGGAGTCCGGGAAGTTCATCGCCGGCGTGCGGGATGCCGCCGAAGACAAGGCCACGCGCAAGGCCTCCCAGGCGGCGCTGAACGGCTATGGTCCGCTCCTGCCCGAGCTGCTGGGCGGTTCGGCAGATCTGGCCGGCTCCAACGGCACGCTGTGGTCCGGCTCCAAGCACATCACGCCGAACGACGCAGCCGGCAACAACATGCGGTACGGCGTCCGCGAGTTCGCCATGGGCGCCATAATGAACGCCTTGACGCTGCACGGCGGGTTCATCCCGTTCGGCGGCACATTCCTCGTGTTCTCGGATTACATGCGAAACGCCATGCGCCTGGCAGCGCTGATGGAACTGCGGACCATCTACGTGCTCACCCACGACTCCATCGGCGTGGGGGAGGACGGCCCCACTCACCAGCCCGTGGAGCACGTCTCGTCCCTGCGGATCATGCCCAACATGGATGTCTGGCGCCCCTGCGACACGGTGGAGACGGCCGTGGCCTGGAAATGCGCCATCGAGAGTGAGAAAACGCCCTCCTCGCTGGTGCTCAGCCGCCAGGGCCTGCCCTTCATGCAACGCAACGCCGAGCAGGTCGAAAACATCGTCAAAGGCGGCTACATTCTACGCGATGCCGAAGACGGCAATCCCGAGGCCATCATCATCGCCACAGGTTCCGAAGTATCCCTGGCCATGTCCGCGGCGGATGCCCTCGCCCGGAAGGGCCGGTCGGTTCGGGTTGTATCCATGCCGTGCGCGGATCGTTTTGATCAGCAGGATGATGCGTACAAGCTGCAGGTCCTTCCGGCCGAGGTCGAAGCCCGCGTGGCTGTGGAGGCGGGAAGCACGGGTCTGTGGTTCAAATATGTCGGCGGAAAGGGTACAGTAATCGGGATGGACCGCTACGGCGAATCTGCGCCGGGCAAAACGCTGTTCGAGTTTTTCGGTTTCACTGTGGACAACGTCGTCGAGGCCGTCGAATCGGTGCTCGGCGAGTAAGCGAGCCGAGGAGGTGGCATCGTGGCAGTGCAGAGCATGAAGGACGTGGAGCTCGGTGGGAAACGGGTCCTCATCCGCGAGGACTTCAATGTGCCGCTCAAGGACGGCGTGGTGCAGGACGACACCCGCATCCGCATGGCGCTGCCCACCATACGGGCCGCCCTGGACGCTGGCGCGCATGTCATTCTGATGAGCCACATGGGCCGGCCCAAGGAAGGCGAGTTCGATGAAGCGCTCTCCCTGAAGCCCGTGGCCGCGGCGTTGGAAAAAGCTCTGGACCAGCCCGTGGAACTCGTGCGGGACTGGGAAGGCGGCGTGGACGCCGGTCCGGACAAAATCCTGCTCCTGGAGAATATCCGCTTCGCCAAGGGCGAGAAGGCTGATGACGACGAGCTGGGCAGGAAGCTCGCCGCTCTGTGCGACGTTTTCGTGTTCGACGCCTTCGGCGCGGCCCATCGTGCGCAGGCGTCGACTCATTCCGTCATGAAGCACGCACCCGTGGTCGTGGCGGGTCTCCTCATGGAAAAAGAGTTGGACAGCCTGGGCAAGGCTATCGAGAATCCGCAACGGCCTCTCGTGGCTATTCTCGGCGGCGCCAAGGTCTCCTCCAAACTCGGTGTGCTCAAGAACCTTGTCTCCAAGGTGGATGTGCTCATCGTGGGCGGCGGCATCGCCAATACGTTCCTCGCCGCCGCCGGCAAAAACGTGGGTAAATCGCTCCATGAACCGGACCTTATCGAGGACGCCAAGGCCATAATGAAGATGGCCGAGGAAAAAGGCGTGGAGATGCCTTTGCCGGAAGATGCGGTCATCGCTTCCGAGCTTTCCAAAAACGCCCGGCCCCATCTGGAGTCCGTGGATGTGATCAACGACGAGGACATGATCCTGGACATCGGTCCACAGACGGCCAAGAAGTACGGGGATCTCATCAAGGGAGCGAAAACCGTGCTCTGGAACGGTCCTGTGGGAGCCTTCGAGTATGACCAGTTCGCCGGCGGCACCAAGGTTCTTGGCTACGCCATCAAAGATTCCGAAGCCTTCAGCGTGGTCGGCGGCGGCGATGTCGTCTCGGCTCTGGAAATGTTCGGCCTGGCCGACGGCGTTTCGTACATATCCACCGGCGGCGGGTCCTTCCTGGAGTTCGTGGAGGGCAAGGAGCTGCCGGCCGTGAAGCTGCTCAAGGAACGCAGCGCCGGATAGCGGATCATCGTATTACAATGTATGGTGGGGCGGTTGCCTTCTTCGGAAGGTGGCCGCCTTTTTCATGCCGGGCAGGATGCGCCGAAACACGAGGCTCATGCATCGACGCCCTGAACAATTCCAGCCAGCGACGCGGGAGGCGACGCCATGCTCAGACTTTTACTCAACATTCTTTGGTTCATTCTCGGCGGCTGGGCCATGGGGCTCATGTGGTGGCTCGCCGGCGTCATCATGTTCATCACCATCATCGGCATCCCGTGGGGTATGTCATGCTTTCGAATCGGGCTGCTGGCGTTCTGGCCCTTCGGGCGCACCGTGGTGCAGCGCGAGACACTGGGCCAGCATGACGCGGGCACGGGTCTGGTGGGTTTCGTGGGCAACGTGCTCTGGTTCGTACTCGCCGGAATCTGGCTGGCCATAGGTCATCTGCTGGAAGCCATTGCCCTGGCCATCACCATCATAGGCATTCCCTTTGCCTTCCAGCACCTCAAGCTCGCCAGGATAACCCTGGCGCCCATCGGCACGTCCATAGTGGCTGTGGATTTCCTGGAGCAGGTGCGGCTCAAACAGTGATGTCCAGAATAATGGACGAACGCAACAGGCGGTTGTGAGCCGGCGCTAATCCATAGGGAGATTCATGGTGACGGTGGTTCCGCTCCGCTCGGACGTGCGCATGGATATGGCGCCGCCATGCAACTCTACGACAAGTTTGGCGATGTATGTGCCGAGTCCGGCGCCGTGCCGCTTGTCGCTGACGTATTTTTCGAAGAATCGGTCGCACACGGCGGGAGCCACAGGGCTCGGGTTGTGGATTTCGATCAGTACTGAATCCGCGCCGCGGGTGCAGCTGACGGTCACCATGGAGCCATTTTCCTCTGCTTCCACGGCGTTGCGCAGCAGGTTGGAAAGAGCGCGGATGATGAGCGATCTTTCGCCGAGGAGCATAACCGGACTGTACGCCGGCGGCAGGTCCGAACTGATGGTCACGCCATATTGCTCGATCATGGGATCGAGAAGCTCGACGGCGTAGTCTATGAGCTTGTGCAGATCGACGGGTTCGGGGTTCAGTTCGTATAGTCCTTCCTCAATGAGAAACGCCTGCTGACCGCTTTCCATGAGCTCCATCGTCTGCATCACTGTGGTGCGGATGGTCTGGAGCATCTCTGCCGAGGCGGCGGCATCGTCATGCAGCTGGGACATGATTTCGGCGGCGTTGCCCAGACTGACGACATAGTCTCGCAGGTCGTGGCGGATGATGCGCTCGGCATTCTCCCGGCTTTTTTCGAGGCGGCGATTTTCCGTGACGTCGACTACGGTGATCAAACGGTGGCTCTGCCCGTTTGAAGAGAAGAGCGTTTCTGTGACTCGCACCTCCAGAGGTGTTTCGTCCTTTCGCGTGGTCGAGTAGTATCTCGGGTTTTCGTCTGCCGGCTGTTCATCCAGAAACGGGTATCGTTCACGAATTTCCGAGACCACAGACGGAGGGAGGATGGAAATGGCTTTGAAGGATTCCAGCATCATTTCGCATTCATAGCCGAATATTTCACAGAACGCCCTGTTTGCATACACGACGTTTTGCACGTTGGTGCCGAATACGGCGATGCCATCCGGGAGGGAGTAGAAAATTGCGTCGAGGAGCGAGCGGGTGTCGATGGATTCGATCAGGCTGGGTGCGTCATGTGTCATTGCTTAGTCCCCGGATGTAAAAGGAGTTGCAGCTTACCGATTTCGATATGGAGCGACAACAAACCAGGGTGTCGTGCTTGTCATGGGGAAATCCTGCATTCGCTGCCGCGCTTCCGGGTGGTCCAGGTGGGGCCGTCGATCACTTCTGCGTCCAGGCGTCTGGCTATGGAAGCCAGCGTACCCCGGAAGATGTACAGGTGCAGCGGATATGTCGCCCACCAATAGGCGATGCCGAACAGACCGCGGGGCAGGAAGTTGGAGGTCTGGACCAGCACGGTCCTGTCAGGTCCCTGAGGCCGCAGGGTGAACTCCAGAAGCGCATCTCCAGGCACTTTCATTTCGGCGAGCAGCAACAAGCGTTCGTTCTCGCGCAGGTCGAGCACGCGCCAGAAGTCCAGCGCGTCGCCCACAGCGAGTTTTTCGGGGTCTCGCCGGCCGCGGCGCAGGCCCGGGCCGCCCACGAGCTTGTCCATGAAACCGCGCAGTTTCCAGAGTGCGTTGCCGCAGTACCAGCCGTTCTCGCCGCCGATGGAGGCCACGAGCTTCCAGACCTTGTCCACCGGCGCGGCAAGCGTTACGGAGAACGCCTCGCCCAGCACGTCGCCCCCGGCATAGGCTGCGTCGCCGCAGCGCAGCCACTCCGGCGGCACAAGCTCGCCCGCGTCGGACCAGCACGTTTCCACGGCGCGTTGTTTCGCCTTGTCCAGGGCTCGGCGAATGGTCGTGCGCACCGGAAGCGGATCAAACGGCACGATGTGTCGGATCGAGTCGTCATGGCAGACAACGCGGTTGGCGGCTCCCCGGACCAGGGGCATGCCGAGGACCGCCGGGATGGGCGTCACAAGGCCGATCCAGAGAGAGGAGAGCCTGGGGCTGAGCAGGGGGGCGGGAATGATGAGACGCTTTCGCAGGCCGGCTTCCTGAGCATAGATTTCGAACAGCTCCTGGTAGGTGATGATGTCCGGGCCGCCGATGTCGAAGGAGCGGTTCGCGGCCTCGGGCGCATCGAGCACGCCGATCAGGTAGCGGATCACGTCGCCCACGGCGATGGGCTGGGCCTCTGTGCGAATCCATTTCGGACCCACCATGACGGGTAGCCGCTCCACGAGATAGCGGATCATCTCGAAGGAGGCCGATCCCGCCCCCAGAATCTGGGCCGCGCGGAGCACTGTGACCGGCACGGTGGACGCCATAAGGATTTGCGCCACCTCGTTGCGCGATTGCAGGTGGTGAGAGATGTTTTTTTCCGGCGGCATGATGCCGCCCAGATAGACAATGCGTTCCAGGCCGGAGGCCTCGGCGGCGCGGCGAAACACCCGGGCTGCGGCGCGGTCCGTGGCGGCAAAGTCCGTGTTTGAGCCGGACATGGAGTGCACCAGGTAATAGGCGGCTCGGCAGCCTTCCATGGCCTTGCGCATGGAGGCGTAGCTGAGCAGATTGCCCTCGGCCAGCTCCAGAGAGGATTCGTGGGCCCACGGCCGGCAGGCGAGCTTGTTCTTAGAACGGGCAAGTGCGCGAACACGTTGCCCCTGCCGCAGCAGGGCCGGCGCCAGGCGACCGCCCACGTAGCCGGTGGCGCCGGTGACGAGCACAGGCGTATCGAGTTTGTTCGCATCGTCTTTGTAGGTAGCCGGCTTCGGCGATTTGTCCATCAGGATGCCTTTTTCTTCCAGTACGGGTGGGCGATATCCTCGAAGGCGCTGATGGCGGCCACCGAGCCCTCGCCAATGGCGGTGACGATCTGCTGAACACCGCCGGTCAGGTCTCCGGCCGCGTATATGCGCGGGATGTTCGTACGCATGCCGCGGTCTACTTTGACAAAGCCGTTGTCGTCCAACTCTACGCCCAGATCCTGGGCGAGTTGGTTGTTGGGAATGATGCCGATGGCCACGAACACGCCGTCGAGCTCCATCTCGTGAGTGGCGCCGTCCATCACGTTTTCCAGCACAACGCCGCGGATCGAGTCATTTCCGTCGCCCTGCACTTCCTTGACCACAGTGTTCCAGAGAACAGGAATGCCGGCTTCCGCCACGCTGTCCTGAAGATGTTGCTGTGCGCGGAAAGCGTCCCGCCGGTGCACGATTGTCACGTCCACACCGAGGTTCTTCAGGTGCAGGGCGTCGGTGAGCGCGGTATTGCCCCCCCCCACGATGACGACCTTCTTGTTCTTGTACAGGTAACCGTCGCACGCGGCGCAGTAGTTGACACCGCGGCCGAAAAAGCGGTCCGCCCCGGGCACCTCGAGTCGGCGCCATGTGGCCCCTGTCGCCAGAATGAGGGCCTTGGTCACATAAACGGCGCGGTTCGTGTAAACCTCTACGTTCTTGCCGATTTTTATCTCGCGCACGTCTTCGCCTTCGCGAATGTCGCAGTACTCGCGGGCATGGGCGGACATGATGTCCATGAGATTCTTGCCGGCCACGCTGGCGAAACCGGGGTAGTTCTCCACCACCGGGGTCAAAGCCACGGCTCCGCCCACGATGCTCTTCTCCAATATGACTGCGCGCATGCCGGAACGTTCAGCATAGATGCCGGCGGTGAGGCCGGCCGGTCCGGCGCCTACGATCACGCAGTCCATCTGCTCCACGTCCATGTGTTCGTGGTGATGGTCGTGTCCGCCTTCCAGCTCCACGCGGGCGAGCTCCTCCGCGATGCGTCCAGGCAGTTCCAACCCTTCCACGCGCCCCTTTTCTTTGGCTTCGGCCACCAGATCTTCTACGGTTCGCAGCGCCAGGGTTTCCAGCACGAAGCGCTCTTCCTGAAGCAGGCCGAGGGAATCGAATGAGTCGTTGACCACGGTGTGGGGCACGGAGCCTACGTCGTAACGGTCGGCCGTGTCCGGGTCCTGAGATGAATCAATGCACACGGCGCTCACCAGGTCGGGCCGCTCCACGGCGATGCGGAAGGCATGGAGCACCTGGCCGGGGCAGTAGGGGCAGCTGGGGTTCACGAAGACCTTGATCTCTCGCTCTTCCGTGAGTTCCTTGAGCATCTCACGGGATATCTCTGTCAGGCCGGAGTTGCGCCGCGAGATGTGCATGAGGATCTGCATGAACGAGCGGCCCTCTTCGCCCAGAGGCGCGCCGCGGTAGGCGATGTGGTAGTTGTCCGGATCCACGAGCAGGGTCGGGGAGAAGTCCACGCCACGCTTTTCGGCCTCGTCGGTGTCCAGGCTGTGCTCGTGCAGGGTGATCTTGCCCGAAGAAAGCTTGGCGATGTCACGCACGAATTTCAGCAGAAAATCGTTGGGGGCGTCGTTTTCGCCGGGCTGGGTATATGCTTCCAGCGAAACCGGCTCGCGCAATGTCTCAAAGAGTTTGGTGATTGATTTACGGCTGTCTTCGGGCAGGAACCAGCCGGCATCGGTGGTCTTCGAATCCGTGTCCGCCACGTCTCCGTCCTCCGTGTCCGCATGTCGTTTGAAGGGGTTGAACTTCATAAAATGTCCCGTGGTGGTTGAAGTTGCAGACATACAAGAGTACCACGCTTATTCCATGAGATACAAGATGATGAACGCACGAGAGTCGATATGTCACGCTACGATCTGATCTGCCTTGATTACGACGGCACGTTGATGCACAGCGTGCCGGCCATTGCCGCAGCGCTTGGAGAGGTCTTCACGGAGTTCGGTCTGGAGCCGCCGGCTGAGGATGTGGTGCGCGCAGCCGTGGGCATGGGCATTCGGGAAACGTTTTTGCAATTGCACCCGGGGTTCGGCGAAGAGCAGCTGGAACAAGGCATTGTGCGCTACCGCGCCGTGTATTCGGCGCATGAACAGACGAAGTCCCGGCTGTTCCCCCGAGTGCTGGAGACGATGAAGGAGCTTGCCGCGCGCGGCCACAGAATGACCGTGGTCTCCAACAAGGGCAGGCAGGTGCTCGAAGAGTCGGTGGCTCGGCTAGGGCTGGCAGAGTATGTGGACCTGGTGGTGGGCGACAGGCCCGGCTATGCCAAGAAGCCGGACGCCAGGGTCTGGGACGAGGACGTGTCGCCGGCGTTTCCTGGCATTGCGCCGGAGCGTGTGCTCATGGTGGGCGACGCCTACCCGGACATGGCCTTTGCCCGCGCGGTGGGCATGGCGGCGTGTTTCGCCACCTGGGGCTACGGAGACAGGGCGGCGTGCCTGGAGCTCGGACCCCGGCACGTCATTGATGCGTTCGATGAGCTTGTCGAGATATTTGAGTGATTTTTCCCCAAAAGAAAAGGAGCCATATCATGCAGACAGTGCACACGGACAAAGCTCCCAAGGCCGTGGGCCCTTACTCCCAGGCCGTGATTGCCGGCGGCGTGGCCTATTGTTCGGGACAGCTCGGACTCGACCCCGCAACCATGACGCTCAGAGAGGGCGTGGAGGCGCAGGCGCGGCAGGCGCTGGCCAACATGGCCGCGGTGCTGGAGGCGGCTGGGTCGTCGCCGTCGCGGGTGGTCAAGGCGACGGTCTTCGTCGCCGACATGGCGGATTTCCCCGTGGTGAACGGTATCTATGAGGAGTTCTTCGGCGAGCACAAACCGGCGCGTTCCACCATACAGGTGGCCGGCCTGCCGCTGGGCGGTCTGGTGGAGATGGAGTGCGTGGCGCTGACCGAATGAGCCGGAAAAACTATTCCGAAAAGGGCGAGTCGTTCCAGAGTTCATCCATGGCCGCCACGTAGCCTTTGACGTCGAACTTGGATTTGGCGCCGCCGTAGGACATGAAGCGGACAGTGCCGAACACGGAGCGCTCCTTCCAGGCCCGGTCGTGCACGCCGCCTATGGACCAGGCCACGCCGGTGTAGCCGTTGGCGTCGCGGCCGTCGAGTTCGTACCGGTCGTTCAGGTAAATGGCGATGTCCATGGCGTCCTGCGGGGTCTTCGTCCATTCGAGAATTTTCTTTGCCCAGTACATGCGCATGTAGCCGTGCATGTAGCCGCTGGCGACCATCTGCTTCTGCGCCGCATTCCACAGCTCGTCGTGCGTCCGGGCCGCCTCGAAAGTGTCCGGATCGTACACGTATTCGCGCACGTCGCCTTCATGTTTGGCCAGGGTCTTTTCGGCCCAGTCCGGAAAGCAGTCCGCCGAGTCGTAGTCCGGCGTGTGCAGGCAGAAGTTGTCCGACAGTTCGCGGCGCACCACCAGTTCTTCGAGAAACGATTCCCTGCCCTCGTGGGAGCCGCTCCGTGCGTTGGATACAGCCAGGGCGGCGCGCAACGGAGAGAGCATGCCGAAATGCAGATACGGCGACAGTTGCGAGGTGACATTGCCGTTTGGGTCGTTGCGTTTGTCTGCATACGAGTCCAGCCGGTGGCGGATGAACGCGCCGAGCATGCCGGATGCGGCCTGCTCGCCCGGTGATATCCAGTCCACCTCGGGTACGCTTCTGTCGACATGCAGCCCGTCGCGCAGGGCGGCCCAGTCCGTATCCGGCACGTGTCCCTGGTAGGCGTGGGGATGTGGACGCAGGTCCGGCGGTTCGTGCAGGAACTCGGGCAGCAGCCGGTGAATCTTTGGCCGGATGGTGCGGGCTGCATACTCGCGTTTGTCCGAAACAGCCCGACAGGGCACTACGTTGCGGGAATCCACCTCATGTACGGGGATGTCCAGTTCCTTGGACACAGCTGCCAGCCAGCCGCGCTTGATGCGCAGGGAGTCGAAGTCCGTGACCAGGAGCCCGGCGGCGGAGTCGCGCACGTAGCGGGGAATCTCCTTGGCAGGATCGCCGGTGAGCACTACAAAGGGGATGGACTTATCCGCGAGAGCGGCGGCGGTTTCTTCCAGGCCGCGCAGCAGGAATCCGAACTGGCGGATCGTGGCGTCCAGAAACTTGGACGCAAGGCAGTAGGCTACTGCTAACGATACGCCGCGCTCCAGGGCGATGTTCTGGGCGTGGAGCAGGCCGAAGTTGTCGCGTGCGCGGTGGTCGCGATGCATCCAGTAGAGCACCGGGCCCTTGCCGGGCTCGCCCTGGTTCAGGATATGGATGCGCCGCTGATCGATCATTCGAGTTTGTCGTAGCAGTTCTTGAGTTCGGCGAAGATGTCCACCATCTCCATGCACTGGTTCACGCGCCATCCGAATTCTTCCACTTCGAACGGCTTGGTGAGGAAGTCGTTGGCCCCGTTCTTGAGGAACCGGGCAGTGAGCGGACCGGAACCGGCTGCCGAGACACCGATGATGGGCAGCTGGTCCATCTTGTGACGTTCGCGTACGGCCATGACGAGCTCGCAGCCGTCCATCTCCGGCATGTTGAAGTCCGTAATGATGAGACGGATGTCCGGGTTCTCCTGGAGCTTTTCCAGGGCCCTTGCGCCGTTCTCCGCGTCAATGACCTTGAACTGCTGAATTTCGAGCCACTGGCGCATGATGCTTCGGTCCACCAGGCCGTCATCAACGACCAGCACCGTGATGAAGCGGTTCTTGTACAGCCGCTCCAGGCTGCGGACCATGGGGTCCATGTCGCGGATTGAGCCTTTGAAAAAGTAGTCGGCCACCCGCTTGTGAATGAACTGCTGACGCAACTCCTCGCTGAAGGTCGCGGTGAGCACCACGGTGGGCACGCCGCTTTCCAGTGTCAGATCCACGGCCTCGCCGTCTGGGGCGTCCGGCAAGTTGAGATCCACCACGGCCACGAAGAATCGATGCGAGCTGGACAGAGCCTCGCGGGCTTCCTGCATGGTGTTGCAGATGATCGTTTCGAAGTTGGAGAGGGCGAGGATCTGCTTCTGGATGATCTTGGCCTGGACGTTGGAGTCCTCGATAAGCAGCACCTGGTTGGCGGTCTGGTTCATGGTTGGTCCTCATCCCGGCCGCGTGGGGCGGGGGTGGCGTGAATT of Oceanidesulfovibrio indonesiensis contains these proteins:
- a CDS encoding SDR family oxidoreductase, whose protein sequence is MDKSPKPATYKDDANKLDTPVLVTGATGYVGGRLAPALLRQGQRVRALARSKNKLACRPWAHESSLELAEGNLLSYASMRKAMEGCRAAYYLVHSMSGSNTDFAATDRAAARVFRRAAEASGLERIVYLGGIMPPEKNISHHLQSRNEVAQILMASTVPVTVLRAAQILGAGSASFEMIRYLVERLPVMVGPKWIRTEAQPIAVGDVIRYLIGVLDAPEAANRSFDIGGPDIITYQELFEIYAQEAGLRKRLIIPAPLLSPRLSSLWIGLVTPIPAVLGMPLVRGAANRVVCHDDSIRHIVPFDPLPVRTTIRRALDKAKQRAVETCWSDAGELVPPEWLRCGDAAYAGGDVLGEAFSVTLAAPVDKVWKLVASIGGENGWYCGNALWKLRGFMDKLVGGPGLRRGRRDPEKLAVGDALDFWRVLDLRENERLLLLAEMKVPGDALLEFTLRPQGPDRTVLVQTSNFLPRGLFGIAYWWATYPLHLYIFRGTLASIARRLDAEVIDGPTWTTRKRGSECRISP
- a CDS encoding FAD-dependent oxidoreductase; the encoded protein is MKFNPFKRHADTEDGDVADTDSKTTDAGWFLPEDSRKSITKLFETLREPVSLEAYTQPGENDAPNDFLLKFVRDIAKLSSGKITLHEHSLDTDEAEKRGVDFSPTLLVDPDNYHIAYRGAPLGEEGRSFMQILMHISRRNSGLTEISREMLKELTEEREIKVFVNPSCPYCPGQVLHAFRIAVERPDLVSAVCIDSSQDPDTADRYDVGSVPHTVVNDSFDSLGLLQEERFVLETLALRTVEDLVAEAKEKGRVEGLELPGRIAEELARVELEGGHDHHHEHMDVEQMDCVIVGAGPAGLTAGIYAERSGMRAVILEKSIVGGAVALTPVVENYPGFASVAGKNLMDIMSAHAREYCDIREGEDVREIKIGKNVEVYTNRAVYVTKALILATGATWRRLEVPGADRFFGRGVNYCAACDGYLYKNKKVVIVGGGNTALTDALHLKNLGVDVTIVHRRDAFRAQQHLQDSVAEAGIPVLWNTVVKEVQGDGNDSIRGVVLENVMDGATHEMELDGVFVAIGIIPNNQLAQDLGVELDDNGFVKVDRGMRTNIPRIYAAGDLTGGVQQIVTAIGEGSVAAISAFEDIAHPYWKKKAS
- a CDS encoding HAD family hydrolase; translation: MSRYDLICLDYDGTLMHSVPAIAAALGEVFTEFGLEPPAEDVVRAAVGMGIRETFLQLHPGFGEEQLEQGIVRYRAVYSAHEQTKSRLFPRVLETMKELAARGHRMTVVSNKGRQVLEESVARLGLAEYVDLVVGDRPGYAKKPDARVWDEDVSPAFPGIAPERVLMVGDAYPDMAFARAVGMAACFATWGYGDRAACLELGPRHVIDAFDELVEIFE
- a CDS encoding RidA family protein, which codes for MQTVHTDKAPKAVGPYSQAVIAGGVAYCSGQLGLDPATMTLREGVEAQARQALANMAAVLEAAGSSPSRVVKATVFVADMADFPVVNGIYEEFFGEHKPARSTIQVAGLPLGGLVEMECVALTE
- a CDS encoding deoxyribodipyrimidine photo-lyase; amino-acid sequence: MIDQRRIHILNQGEPGKGPVLYWMHRDHRARDNFGLLHAQNIALERGVSLAVAYCLASKFLDATIRQFGFLLRGLEETAAALADKSIPFVVLTGDPAKEIPRYVRDSAAGLLVTDFDSLRIKRGWLAAVSKELDIPVHEVDSRNVVPCRAVSDKREYAARTIRPKIHRLLPEFLHEPPDLRPHPHAYQGHVPDTDWAALRDGLHVDRSVPEVDWISPGEQAASGMLGAFIRHRLDSYADKRNDPNGNVTSQLSPYLHFGMLSPLRAALAVSNARSGSHEGRESFLEELVVRRELSDNFCLHTPDYDSADCFPDWAEKTLAKHEGDVREYVYDPDTFEAARTHDELWNAAQKQMVASGYMHGYMRMYWAKKILEWTKTPQDAMDIAIYLNDRYELDGRDANGYTGVAWSIGGVHDRAWKERSVFGTVRFMSYGGAKSKFDVKGYVAAMDELWNDSPFSE
- a CDS encoding response regulator, yielding MNQTANQVLLIEDSNVQAKIIQKQILALSNFETIICNTMQEAREALSSSHRFFVAVVDLNLPDAPDGEAVDLTLESGVPTVVLTATFSEELRQQFIHKRVADYFFKGSIRDMDPMVRSLERLYKNRFITVLVVDDGLVDRSIMRQWLEIQQFKVIDAENGARALEKLQENPDIRLIITDFNMPEMDGCELVMAVRERHKMDQLPIIGVSAAGSGPLTARFLKNGANDFLTKPFEVEEFGWRVNQCMEMVDIFAELKNCYDKLE